GACAACGTCCGCCTGTACGTGCTCGACCGCCATCTGCAACCGGCGCCTATCGGGGTGCCGGGCGAGCTGTACATCGGCGGCGCCGGCGTGGCGAAAGGCTATCGGCGGCGTCCCGAACTCACCGCCGCGGCCTTTGTCCCCGATCCGTTCGCCGGCGCCCCCGAGGCCCGGATGTACCGCACAGGCGACCTAGTGCGTTACGGCGCCGACGGCCAGTTGTCTTTCGTGGGGCGCAACGACAACCAGGTCAAGATCAGCGGCTTCCGGGTCGAACCGGGCGCAATCGAAGCGGCGATCGAGCGTTATGACGGCGTGGCCCAGGCCGCGGTGAAGGCCGTCGAAGCGCCGGGCGGGAAATATCTCGCCGCCTACGTCGTTCCGGCGCCGGGCGGCCGGTTCGACGCCAAGGACCTGGAAACCTTCCTGCGGGACACCCTGCCGGAGCACAAAATCCCCCGGGTGTTCCTAGCCTTGGCGGAATTCCCGCTCACACCGGGCGGCAAGCTGGACCGCAAGGCCCTGCCCGATCCTGCAGCGCCCTCCCCCTCAGCCGGCGGCGCCGAAGTTCCCCGCAGCGGCAGCGAGAGGAAACTCGCCGCGATCTTCGAGGAGCTTTTCCCGGCACGCTCGATCGGCCTCCGGGACAACTTCTTCGCCATCGGCGGCGATTCGCTGCGGGCCTTCCAACTGCTCACGCGCATCGAACTCGCCTGCGGCCAACGGCTTTCGTTCGCCGCCCTGGCGAGGGCCGCCACGGTCGAACAACTGGCAGCACTGATCGACGGCGGGGGCGATGCGGAGACTCCGAACACCCACATCGTTCCCTTGAGCCTGGAGGCCGCCCAGGGGCCTGCGCTTTTCCTCGTCCACGGCGTGGGCGGCAGCGTGCACTGGTATCACGCCCTGGCCGAATCGCTGAAAGCCGACTTCAACCTCTACGGCATCCAGTCGCCCGGCATGGACGAAGGCGAGGACGCCCTGATCGGCGCCGACGTCGAAAGTCTGGCCCGCCTCTACATCTCGGAAATCAAGGCCGTCCAGGCGCAGGGGCCGTATTGGATCGGCGGCCACTCCATGGGGGGCATCATCGCCTTCGAGATGGCCCGTCAGTTCCACGCACTGGGAGACGAGGTCGCGCTGGTGGCGAATTTCGACAACTGGAACCGCGCGGCGGACGCCCCCGGTTTCGGCACCAAGCTGCTGCGTCTCGCCGTCCATTTCGTGAAACTCGGCACCGCGGACAAGCTGCGGTTCCTGCGCGATAAGATGCAGTGGGCGAAACAGTGCCTCAGCGCGCGCTTGGCACCCGGCCGGGCCGACGCCCGTCCGCTGGAGGAAATGAAAGCCGCTAACGTCAAGGCCGCCTACCGCTACCTGCCCGGCTTCTATCCCGGCACCCTCACGCTGTTCCGGGCCCGCCAGCAGGCCGCCACCGCCCTGGACGATCCGCTGCTCGGCTGGAACGGACTGGCGGAGGAAATCGACGTCGTGGAAGTACCCGGCAATCATTACACCCTGCTCGGCGAACCGCACGTCCGCACGCTGGCCGACGAACTGAGGCGCCGGGCGCGGCCCCTGGGGAGCAGCGGGCGCTGACCCCGCATCCCCACCTCGCCGGAAATCATGCCGTTCAGCCATTCCTACCCGTTCGATCCGACCTACGGGTTTTCCCTCGACCAGCTGCTCCGGGTGGAACCGCCCGACCCGCCGGAAGACTTCGCCGCCTTCTGGTCGGCGAGGTATGACAATGCGAGAACCGTGGCTCCCCGGCCGGAACTCCGCCGCTGCGGCTGGAGCCATCCGCGCTTTCAGACATTCGACCTCACCTACCGCTCGACCGGCTCGATCGACATCGGCGGCTGGGCGCTGATCCCGGCGCACGGCCGGATCAACCGGGGCTTCGTGGTCGGCCACGGCTACGGTGGCCGCGGCGGTCCCGATCTCGATCTCCCGTTCGACGACGCCGCCGTCCTGTTTCCCTGCTTCCGCGGCCTCTCCCGCAGCCGCTGTTCCGGCATTCCCGACGCTCCGGACCGGCATGTGCTGTGCGGAATCGAGGATCGCGACCGCTACGTCCTCGGCGGCTGCGTGGACGACCTCTGGCTGGCCGTCAGTGCCCTGCTCGAACTGTTTCCCGAGGTCGAAGGCCGCGTGGGCTACCTCGGCATCAGCTTCGGCGGCGGCATCGGCGCCCTGAGCCTGCCGTGGGAGCCGCGCATCCGCAGGGCCCATCTCAACGTGCCGACCTTCGGCCACCAGCCGCTGCGGCTGACGCTGCCGACGGTCGGCAGCGGGGAATCGGTCCGGCGCTATCAAGCCACCCACGGTAACGTGACGGCAACCTTGGCCTATTACGATGCCGCCATCGCCGCGCGCTTCACCGGCATCCCGGTGCACGTCGCCGCCGCCCTGTTCGATCCGGCGGTCGCGCCGCCCGGCCAGTTCGCCGTCTACAACGCGCTCGCCGGGCCGAAAGAGCTGTTTGTGCTGGACGCGGGACATTTCGACTATCCGCGCAAGCCCGAACAGGACCGATCGTTGTCCGCCGCCATTGCGGCATTTTTCGAGCCGCTATGAACCGGGAATATCACCGCTGGTACACCGAACGCCTGGGCCGCAACATGGAACTGCTCGTGATCGGCCATGCCGGCGCAAAAGTGCTGGTCTTCCCGACCCGTGACGGACGCTTCCACGAGTACGAAGACCTCCGGCTGGTGGAAAGCCTGCGGCACAAGATCGAGGCCGGCCACCTGCAGCTGTTCTGCCTGGACAGCATCGACCACGAAGCCCTCTATTGCTTCTGGCGCCATCCGGCCGAGCGCATCCGGCGCCACGTCCAGTTCGAGGAATACATCCTGAACGAAGTGTTCCCGCTGATGGCCGCCAGGAACCCGCATCCCTGCACCATCGCGCACGGCTGCAGCCTGGGCGCGTACCACGCCGTCAACATCGCCTTCCGCCACCCCCACCTGTTCCGCAAGGTGGCCGCCTTCTCCGGCCGCTACGATCTGACGCTTGGCGTGGAACACTTCCGCGACCTGTTCGACGGCTATTACGACGACACCATCTACTACCACACCCCCTCGCATTTTCTCCCCAACCTGGAATGCCCTTGGCGGCTCGAATCGCTGCGGCGCATGGACATCGTGCTCGTGGTGGGCTGCGACGACCCCTTTCTGGGCAACAACCGCGACCTGAGCCGGATTCTGTGGTCCAAGGGCATCCCCCATGCCCTCCATACCTGGGACGGGCGCGCTCACCAGGGTCATGCCTGGCGGAAGATGGCGCCGCTGTACGTCTAAGCAGGGAATGTTTCCAACTGGTGTCTGCCCTGTTCGATTCGGGCATTGAGCAGGCCGGCTGATGTGGCATCTGTTCTCGTAAAGGGACCGCCCCCCGGCCGGTAGCTCAACACGCCGAAGACAGCTCGCGACCCGTTGCCGCCAGTCAATCGGAAGGGTCGAATGGGTGGTTTTCGGTCACTAAGGTATGGGTTATCCAGAATAGCGGACGCCGAATCTGCTGGTGATGCTGGTGGGCAGATGCGGTCTAGCTAGGTATTCCAGATTGGACGCATCACGATACTACGAAGAGGGCATCAACCTATGTCAATGGTCGCTGGCCAGCGGCTATTGAGCGAACCGGCGGCTCCGGTGGGCCGGATTCACCGGATGAAGGATGGGGGCGGAAAGACTCAGTGGTTGTCCGGTGGACGGTTCGGGTATCATTATTTCATAGTAAAGCTCGATTGCATGATGGACCCCTTACCGCTGGAAGTCAGATAGACAGAAGGATAGAGCAGGCAACTCAAAGCATGTTGCCGGGCGGCATGATGAGAATGACCGGAAGCTATACGGAAACAATTTAATCAATTGTTATGCATAGCATCGAAATCACCCTGGATGTATTCAAAAAACCCGATGGCACCTGGAAACAGTGCAAATAGATTCGATGCCCGCCTTGGACTCGGCCTCGCAGTACTGGTCACCAGTAACTTGCTGTTCATTGTTCCTTTCCTCATTCAGGAACATTGGCCGGGATGGCTTAAAGCCGTGGCCGGCTCCATGCTTCTCGCGCCGGATATTGGAACCCTGGCGGCGGTCGCAATCATGGGCAAGGAGAACTTCGAGCGCATAGTGTCCACCGCGAAACGCTGGCTTGCCAGCAACAAGCCCGCTGGTAACGTCGGGCCAGTCCGTCATTTCATCGGGCTGGTCCTATTTCTATCGCCACTGGTCGTAACTTATGTCCAAGGCTATGCCCCTGAATGGCTTCCAGACCGTTCGCCTTGGAGGCTCTACACGAACATTGCCAGCGACCTGGTATTCATTACTAGCCTCTTCGTACTGGGCGGCGATTTTTGGGACAAACTCCGAGCCTTATTCGTACGCGAAGCCCGTGCGGTGTTTCCGGAAACGGCGCAGGTGGAAAGTCAACCGCTATAATAGGCCAGCGCGGGGCCGGCCGGACATCAAACCCCGCCGAATCAGCGCGGCGCCGTTCCGCCGCAAGTGATCCGGCGTTGTCTTAATTCATCGAGGCAAACCCCCAGGCATTGCCGGGGGTAATCTAACTTATTATTATTGCGCCAGCGGCAATAAGTAATTCCCATGACAACTCCCCTTCCCACCCATCGCCCTTCAACCCATCTAGCCTACCAGAAATACCGCCCTGATATCGACGGCTTACGCGCAGTTGCGGTGTTTGCTGTCGTTGGTTTTCACGCCTTTCCCGATTTCCTCAAAGGTGGATTCATCGGTGTTGATATATTTTTTGTCATCTCAGGTTTTCTCATCTCTAATATAATCCTCAGCAGTCTCGAACAGGAGCGGTTCAGCTTTACCGAGTTCTATGGACGTCGTATCCGTCGCATATTTCCTGCATTAAGTACGGTGTTGATGACTTCTTTTGCATTTGGCTGGTTTGTACTGCTGGCCGACGAGTATAAGCAACTCGGAAAGCACGTGGCTGGCTCGGCAGGATTCATTTCCAATTTTATTCTATGGCAGGAGAGCGGCTATTTCGATAACGCAGGGACGACGAAGCCTTTACTTCGCTTATGGAGTCTTGGAGTCGAAGAACAATTCTACCTCGCCTGGCCGTTCCTACTCTGGCTGGCATGGAAATATCGTTTCAACTTCCTGGCAACAACTATTGGGATTATAGTCGTTTCTTTTCTGGTGAACATGACGACATATCGCAGCGATGCCGTAGGAGATTTCTATTCGCCACAAACACGGTTTTGGGAGCTCCTCACGGGCTCCATCCTAGCTTATTCCATTCAGCATAAGGGTTGGCTTTCGGGTAACTCCAGGCAACTTCTAGGCATCTTGGCAGGCAAAGTTAATTCCGTATGGCACGCTGATCAAAATACCATCCAAACCAGGACTCTCCAATCAGTACTGGGCATACTTATCATTGGCACGGGGATATTTGCTATATCCAAAGAAGATAACTTCCCAGGGTTTTTGGCTACGGTGCCGGTCGCCGGTGCCGCATCGATTATCGCGGCCGGGCCTCATGCATGGGTAAACCGCGCCATACTATCAAAGAGGTTGATCGTCTGGTTCGGACTGATCAGCTACCCGCTATATTTATGGCATTGGCCGCTCTTATCGTTCGCGAACCTCGTTGAAGGTGAAACCCCCAGCCACTCCGTTCGCATCGCCGCAGTGTTATGCTCAATAGTACTCGCTTGGGCGACATACCAAGCAATTGAGAAGCCGATTCGCTCTGGGAAACATGGTAAGCCGGCAGCTATTTCCTTGTTTATACTGATGACGCTTATCGGGTCTCTTGGATACGGCGCGTACGAAAAAAACGGGCTGCCTGATAGATTCTTTGCCGAACAACACAATAAGATTTCTGAAGCTATCGATGACTGGGAGTGGCCAAACGGCCTGAAAAAAATTGAAGCCGATGGCTTGACTCTTTATGGAAACTCCACCCAGCCCGCCCAAATGATTATCGTTGGAGATTCGCACGTCATGCAATTCAGTCCCAAAGTAGCGCATGCCAGCGAACAGGGACAGATTCCGCCTGTATTATTCATGGCTGACATAGGCTGTCCCGTAGTTCCTTTTGTTTTTGACGATGCAATACACCAGCATTGCAGGAGTTTCGTAGAGAAATTTCTGGAGCTGCTAAAAAAATCGCCGGATATCAAGAAGATCGTCATTGGCGGGTGCTGGAATTGCTACTTCATCGACCAAACCCGCACAAAAAGGCTTAAAAACGATCCGCAGGATTTCTACTATCAGAAGGACGGTGACAAGGTGTTATTCCGAGGCCAGGACGGCAGGAGGCTGGCTCTGGCGTCCCTTAAGGAGCTGCTCACCGAACTTTCGAGAGGCTACTCTGTTTATTTGCTGCTGGACAACCCAAATGGACACTTCTTTAATCCGCGTAAAATGCTTAAGAACAGGCTCGACATTGGACGGAATTCGGAGGGAAATGTCATGACCCTTCCCCAGGAGCAGATCGACCTGAACAATGAGTTACGCATGATTGCTCTCGAATCGGGGGCTCAGGTTATCGATCAAGTCTCAAGCCTATGCCCGGACTATAGATGTTCACGGCTCGACAAGGATGGCCGCCCCATCTACAAGGATGAAAACCACTTGCGCTCCAGGTTTGTTATCGAAAACAGAAGCCCTATAGATGCCGCTTTATCGCCATAGCTGAAGCTCGGAGTTCGAGTTGAGTATTCTGCCTAACCCTTCTATGCGCCAGGATATACGGAATCTCGAGAAAGAGGACTCCCTATTCTAGGCAAGCGGATTATCCGGGCCGCGCCCACCACAGGGCTGTTCAATGCTGAAAAATTGATGTAAGACACTTAATGCTTAGTATGCACCAACGCCCCAGATCTCGGAAAAAGGTTTGCATTGCTAAAAGACCTCGTCGCATAAACGGTAACCGATACCGGCTTCGGTCAACAAATAGCGGGGCCGGGCTGGATCTGCTTCGATCTTGTGACGGAGTTGTCCCATGTAAATTCGTAAATAATGACTATGTTCTACAAAGGAAGGCCCCCAGACCTTTTCGAGCAATTGTCTGTGAGTAACCACGAGCCCGGCGTTGCGCGCCAGTACGCAGAGCAAGCGGAACTCGATAGGCGTTAGGTGAATTTCCTCCACACCCACGAAAACCCTGCGTTTCGTCAACTCTATTTTCAGCTCGCCGACGTGGAGAAACTCCTGAGAACCACCGGGCATTCTTGCAATGCGTCTAAGCAGGGCTTTAATGCGAGACACGAGTTCGGCCGCATTGAACGGCTTAATCAGGTAATCGTCGGCTCCATTGTCCAGCGCTTGGGTAATATCGTTTTCCTGATTACGGGCAGAGAGAACGATGATGGGCATATCAGACCACTTGCGCAAACGACGGATGACATCCTGACCATCCATGTCTGGTAAGCCCAGATCCAGTATCAACAGGCTTGGCTGTCGATTACGGGCAGCGATCAACCCGTCCCGGCCATTAGCAGTAGCAAATACCGAATAGTCTTGGGCTTCCAAAGTGGTGTTCAACAACTGTCGAAACTGTGGGTCGTCTTCGACGACTAATAGCAAGGGGGCGGGTTGTATCATCGTCAGCCTCTCTCTTCCGGCGTAATGGTGGGAGCATGTTCCGGAATGGGAAGACGCAGCTTAAACACCGCGCCGCCCCCATCGCGGTTACTCATCTCGATCATGCCGCCGTGGGCCTCCACGATAGAGCGGCAGATGGATAAACCCAAGCCAACCCCGCTCTGTGCAGTTTCTGCGTGCACGCGAAAAAACTTATTGAAAATTTTTTGCTGCATGCTGTCAGGAACTCCAGCACCCCGATCTACGATGGATATGAATAAGCCGAGGGGCGTTGTTTGCAACTCTATGTCGATGGGCAAGCCTGCAGGGGAATATTTGTCGGCGTTGTCCAACAGATTGACCAAGACCTGCTGCAGCAGGACGGCATCGACATAGATCAGCGCCTGACCATCTTTCATATTCAAATTGATTGACCGACCTTTAAGTCGTTTGTCGAGTCGGCGTAATGCGCTGCCGATGATTTCCTCGGGGGCGTACCATTG
This portion of the Methylococcus mesophilus genome encodes:
- a CDS encoding response regulator, whose protein sequence is MIQPAPLLLVVEDDPQFRQLLNTTLEAQDYSVFATANGRDGLIAARNRQPSLLILDLGLPDMDGQDVIRRLRKWSDMPIIVLSARNQENDITQALDNGADDYLIKPFNAAELVSRIKALLRRIARMPGGSQEFLHVGELKIELTKRRVFVGVEEIHLTPIEFRLLCVLARNAGLVVTHRQLLEKVWGPSFVEHSHYLRIYMGQLRHKIEADPARPRYLLTEAGIGYRLCDEVF
- a CDS encoding esterase family protein; translated protein: MNREYHRWYTERLGRNMELLVIGHAGAKVLVFPTRDGRFHEYEDLRLVESLRHKIEAGHLQLFCLDSIDHEALYCFWRHPAERIRRHVQFEEYILNEVFPLMAARNPHPCTIAHGCSLGAYHAVNIAFRHPHLFRKVAAFSGRYDLTLGVEHFRDLFDGYYDDTIYYHTPSHFLPNLECPWRLESLRRMDIVLVVGCDDPFLGNNRDLSRILWSKGIPHALHTWDGRAHQGHAWRKMAPLYV
- a CDS encoding acyltransferase family protein: MTTPLPTHRPSTHLAYQKYRPDIDGLRAVAVFAVVGFHAFPDFLKGGFIGVDIFFVISGFLISNIILSSLEQERFSFTEFYGRRIRRIFPALSTVLMTSFAFGWFVLLADEYKQLGKHVAGSAGFISNFILWQESGYFDNAGTTKPLLRLWSLGVEEQFYLAWPFLLWLAWKYRFNFLATTIGIIVVSFLVNMTTYRSDAVGDFYSPQTRFWELLTGSILAYSIQHKGWLSGNSRQLLGILAGKVNSVWHADQNTIQTRTLQSVLGILIIGTGIFAISKEDNFPGFLATVPVAGAASIIAAGPHAWVNRAILSKRLIVWFGLISYPLYLWHWPLLSFANLVEGETPSHSVRIAAVLCSIVLAWATYQAIEKPIRSGKHGKPAAISLFILMTLIGSLGYGAYEKNGLPDRFFAEQHNKISEAIDDWEWPNGLKKIEADGLTLYGNSTQPAQMIIVGDSHVMQFSPKVAHASEQGQIPPVLFMADIGCPVVPFVFDDAIHQHCRSFVEKFLELLKKSPDIKKIVIGGCWNCYFIDQTRTKRLKNDPQDFYYQKDGDKVLFRGQDGRRLALASLKELLTELSRGYSVYLLLDNPNGHFFNPRKMLKNRLDIGRNSEGNVMTLPQEQIDLNNELRMIALESGAQVIDQVSSLCPDYRCSRLDKDGRPIYKDENHLRSRFVIENRSPIDAALSP
- a CDS encoding acetylxylan esterase, which translates into the protein MPFSHSYPFDPTYGFSLDQLLRVEPPDPPEDFAAFWSARYDNARTVAPRPELRRCGWSHPRFQTFDLTYRSTGSIDIGGWALIPAHGRINRGFVVGHGYGGRGGPDLDLPFDDAAVLFPCFRGLSRSRCSGIPDAPDRHVLCGIEDRDRYVLGGCVDDLWLAVSALLELFPEVEGRVGYLGISFGGGIGALSLPWEPRIRRAHLNVPTFGHQPLRLTLPTVGSGESVRRYQATHGNVTATLAYYDAAIAARFTGIPVHVAAALFDPAVAPPGQFAVYNALAGPKELFVLDAGHFDYPRKPEQDRSLSAAIAAFFEPL